In Natronococcus occultus SP4, the following proteins share a genomic window:
- a CDS encoding DUF7346 family protein: MKPVQDDTGKRYVLLKRSEHASLVRDPETGNECYVQNDRLEQLEDASVLETAARTVDDPVRTLLTTVHDETALGLLVELGKRGPLGVREMLDGYDCCESDLHGRLTVLTAAELIAETEVAGERGYRLTDDGEAALEAVGADTDTEAATKRSDDDREFAADS, from the coding sequence ATGAAACCCGTCCAAGACGACACCGGGAAGCGATACGTCCTTCTCAAACGCTCCGAGCACGCGAGTCTCGTTCGCGATCCCGAAACCGGAAACGAGTGTTACGTCCAGAACGACCGCCTCGAACAGCTCGAGGACGCCTCCGTCCTCGAGACGGCCGCCCGGACCGTCGACGATCCGGTTCGAACACTGCTGACGACCGTCCACGACGAGACGGCGCTCGGACTGCTCGTCGAACTCGGCAAACGGGGCCCCCTCGGCGTTCGCGAGATGCTCGACGGCTACGACTGCTGTGAGAGCGACCTCCACGGGCGGCTCACGGTGTTGACTGCCGCGGAGCTGATCGCCGAGACCGAGGTCGCCGGCGAACGGGGGTACCGACTCACCGACGACGGTGAGGCTGCCCTCGAAGCCGTCGGTGCGGATACCGACACTGAGGCGGCCACGAAGCGATCGGACGACGACCGCGAGTTCGCCGCCGACTCCTGA
- a CDS encoding DUF7322 domain-containing protein, with protein MVFDRSEHEPEEWDPEEELDDPDSDSLTIPKVSTEDAGSGLGSDLRSEFGSEIETDADGVPAETDVPSELLQTFWAVVLVVNAAVLALSLGILFLLFEGPSTNSVGLIVGGIILFGFAGYRYRSYRASESDDGASTGAEANDDDTVQSSPGETPSEPASEHRSSDDPDRS; from the coding sequence GTGGTGTTCGATCGCTCCGAGCACGAGCCCGAGGAGTGGGACCCCGAGGAGGAGCTGGACGACCCGGACAGCGACTCGCTGACGATCCCGAAGGTATCGACCGAGGACGCCGGATCCGGTCTCGGCTCGGACCTGCGCTCGGAGTTTGGCTCCGAGATCGAGACCGACGCCGACGGGGTCCCCGCCGAGACCGACGTCCCGAGCGAGCTGTTACAGACGTTCTGGGCGGTCGTTCTCGTGGTCAACGCCGCCGTCCTCGCGCTCTCGCTTGGTATCCTGTTCCTGCTCTTCGAGGGCCCCTCGACGAACAGTGTGGGCCTGATCGTCGGTGGCATCATCCTCTTCGGGTTTGCCGGCTACCGCTACCGGAGCTACCGGGCGTCGGAGAGCGACGACGGCGCGTCGACCGGCGCCGAGGCGAACGACGACGACACGGTGCAGTCATCACCCGGCGAAACGCCTTCGGAACCGGCGTCCGAACACCGATCGAGCGACGACCCCGACCGATCATGA
- a CDS encoding DUF7331 family protein → MTDVSTRANDDEMTHRGEPSSEPEGTATVEAYEIEDGVVFYDAENPLAWVETNRTLVLEEFV, encoded by the coding sequence GTGACCGACGTGTCCACCCGCGCCAACGACGACGAGATGACGCATCGAGGCGAACCGAGTAGCGAACCTGAGGGCACAGCGACGGTCGAGGCCTACGAGATCGAGGACGGCGTGGTGTTCTACGACGCGGAGAACCCCCTCGCGTGGGTCGAGACGAACCGAACGCTCGTGCTCGAGGAGTTCGTCTGA
- a CDS encoding DNA-directed DNA polymerase: protein MTEAGQSGLADFGSESDTPSDRPDAEAAHIAGNGGSSAADVIDVVEETLPEPKGELELAVMQVDYTIAGYGDDERPIMHVFGRTAENELEHVQVVGFRPYFYAPTESLERPPEEVYDRLTGSREEDRNGEPYESIRGEKLTKIFGQTPRDVGQVRDEFEHYEADILFPNRFLIDKDVRSGIRVPERRAEDGSLVVESEEVEAAEVDAEPRVQTFDIEVDDRSGFPEDGEEPIVCLTSHDSYRDEYVMWLYEAPIGDGPIPDAVEEYEPIEGPIDHEVRQFEREEAMLEAFVDYIRKTDPDILTGWNFEDFDAPYLLDRLEELQGGHDYDLKIDRLSRVDEVWRSNWGGPDIKGRVVFDLLYGYQRMVFSELDSYRLDAVGESELGVGKERYAGDIGDLWEDDPTQLLAYNLRDVEICVELDRQQEIIPFWDEVRAFVGCKLEDAPTPGDAVDMYVLHQAYGQFALPSKGQQEAGEEYEGGAVFEPITGVKENVTVLDLKSLYPMCMTTINASPETRVDPDEYDGETYEAPTGTHFRKEPDGVNREMITELLAEREEKKKLRNQHEPGTPEYEQYDRQQGAVKVIMNSLYGVSGWEQFRLYDKEAASAITATGREVIEFTETAANELDYQVTYGDTDSVMLELGPEVSKEEAIERSFDIEEHINGRYDDFAREDLNADQHRFQIEFEKLYRRFFQAGKKKRYAGHITWKEGKDVDDVDIVGFEYQRSDIAPITKEVQHRVIEMIVKEGDVEGAKEYVQGVIEDVRTGEVSLDDLAIPGGIGKRLDNYDTDTAQVRGAKYANRLLGTNFQRGSKPKRLYLERVDPAFFEHIEDEEGLDARRDPVYGAFKRDPDVICFEYEDQIPEEFEIDYDTMLEKTLKGPISRILEALDVSWEEVKSGQEQTGLDQYW, encoded by the coding sequence ATGACTGAGGCGGGCCAGAGCGGACTCGCGGATTTCGGATCCGAATCCGACACACCCAGCGATCGACCGGACGCGGAGGCCGCACACATCGCAGGTAACGGCGGCTCCAGCGCGGCCGACGTGATCGATGTCGTCGAGGAAACGCTCCCCGAACCGAAGGGAGAACTCGAGCTCGCCGTGATGCAGGTCGACTACACGATCGCCGGTTACGGCGACGACGAGCGACCGATCATGCACGTCTTCGGCCGGACGGCCGAGAACGAGCTCGAACACGTCCAGGTCGTCGGCTTTCGGCCCTACTTCTATGCGCCGACGGAGAGCCTCGAACGTCCGCCCGAGGAGGTCTACGACCGTCTTACCGGGAGCCGCGAGGAGGACCGAAACGGCGAGCCCTACGAGAGTATCCGTGGCGAGAAACTAACGAAGATCTTCGGCCAGACGCCCCGAGACGTCGGCCAGGTCCGCGACGAGTTCGAACACTACGAAGCCGACATCCTCTTCCCGAATCGGTTCCTGATCGACAAGGACGTCCGCTCCGGGATTCGAGTTCCCGAACGGCGCGCCGAGGACGGATCGCTGGTCGTCGAGAGCGAGGAGGTCGAGGCGGCCGAGGTCGACGCCGAGCCCCGTGTCCAGACGTTCGACATCGAGGTCGACGACCGCTCCGGGTTCCCCGAGGACGGCGAGGAGCCGATCGTCTGTCTCACCAGCCACGACTCCTACCGCGACGAGTACGTCATGTGGCTCTACGAGGCGCCGATCGGCGACGGACCGATTCCTGACGCGGTCGAGGAGTACGAGCCTATCGAGGGTCCGATCGACCACGAAGTGCGTCAGTTCGAGAGGGAAGAGGCGATGCTCGAAGCGTTCGTCGATTATATTCGTAAAACCGATCCAGATATTTTAACCGGTTGGAATTTCGAAGACTTCGACGCACCCTACCTCCTCGACCGCCTCGAGGAGCTTCAGGGAGGACACGACTACGACCTGAAGATCGATCGGCTCTCGCGGGTCGACGAAGTCTGGCGCAGCAACTGGGGCGGTCCCGACATCAAGGGCCGGGTCGTCTTCGACCTGCTCTACGGCTACCAGCGGATGGTCTTCTCCGAGCTCGACTCCTACCGGCTGGATGCCGTCGGCGAGTCCGAGCTCGGGGTCGGCAAGGAACGCTACGCCGGCGACATCGGCGACCTCTGGGAGGACGATCCGACCCAGCTGCTCGCGTACAACCTCCGGGACGTCGAGATCTGCGTCGAGCTCGACCGCCAGCAGGAGATCATCCCGTTCTGGGACGAGGTCCGCGCGTTCGTCGGCTGCAAGCTCGAGGACGCCCCCACTCCCGGCGACGCGGTCGACATGTACGTCCTTCACCAGGCCTACGGCCAGTTCGCCCTCCCCTCGAAGGGTCAACAGGAGGCGGGCGAGGAGTACGAGGGCGGGGCCGTCTTCGAGCCGATCACGGGCGTCAAGGAGAACGTCACCGTGCTGGACCTGAAGTCGCTGTACCCGATGTGTATGACAACGATCAACGCCTCGCCCGAAACGAGGGTCGATCCCGACGAGTACGACGGCGAGACCTACGAAGCGCCGACGGGAACCCACTTCCGGAAGGAGCCAGACGGCGTCAACCGGGAGATGATCACGGAACTTCTCGCCGAACGCGAGGAGAAAAAGAAACTGCGCAACCAGCACGAGCCCGGCACCCCCGAGTACGAGCAGTACGACCGCCAGCAGGGTGCGGTAAAGGTTATCATGAACTCGTTGTACGGCGTGTCGGGATGGGAACAATTCAGGTTGTATGACAAGGAAGCAGCATCCGCTATCACCGCCACTGGGCGCGAAGTGATCGAGTTTACCGAGACTGCTGCGAACGAGCTGGACTATCAAGTTACGTATGGAGACACCGATTCGGTCATGCTCGAGCTCGGGCCCGAGGTTTCGAAAGAGGAGGCGATCGAGCGATCCTTCGACATCGAGGAGCACATCAACGGCCGGTACGACGACTTCGCGCGCGAGGACCTGAACGCCGATCAACACCGCTTTCAGATCGAGTTCGAGAAGCTCTACCGGCGGTTCTTCCAGGCGGGCAAGAAGAAACGCTACGCCGGCCACATCACCTGGAAGGAAGGGAAGGACGTCGACGACGTCGACATCGTCGGCTTCGAGTACCAGCGCTCGGATATCGCGCCGATCACCAAGGAGGTCCAGCACCGCGTCATCGAGATGATCGTCAAGGAAGGCGACGTCGAGGGCGCCAAGGAGTACGTCCAGGGTGTCATCGAGGACGTCCGTACGGGCGAGGTAAGCCTCGATGACCTCGCAATCCCGGGGGGGATCGGCAAGCGGCTGGACAACTACGATACCGACACCGCCCAGGTCCGGGGCGCGAAGTACGCCAACCGACTGCTCGGGACGAACTTCCAGCGCGGGAGCAAGCCCAAGCGGCTCTACCTCGAGCGCGTCGATCCGGCCTTCTTCGAGCACATCGAGGACGAGGAGGGGCTCGACGCACGACGGGATCCCGTCTACGGCGCGTTCAAGCGCGATCCCGACGTCATCTGCTTCGAGTACGAGGACCAGATTCCCGAGGAGTTCGAGATCGATTACGATACGATGCTCGAGAAGACCCTGAAGGGACCGATCTCGCGGATCCTCGAGGCACTGGACGTCTCCTGGGAGGAAGTAAAGTCGGGCCAGGAACAGACCGGACTCGACCAGTACTGGTAG
- a CDS encoding ABC transporter ATP-binding protein, translated as MARLELRNLHAEVADGDEKILEGVDLEVESGEIHALMGPNGSGKSTCAKVIAGHPAYDVTEGEVLLHLEDDEFGDDVEIDEDQRTWNLLELEPNERAALGVFLGFQYPAEIEGVTMTNFLRTALNAKIEEREELFEDEDDVEEEEEDEGFETSPMEGDVDEGEVGVAEFQEILQEKMEQLDMDERFAQRYLNAGFSGGEKKQNEVLQAAILEPSVAVLDEIDSGLDIDRLQDVSNGINALRDEQGTGILQITHYQRILDYVEPDHVHVMLDGQIAKSGDASLAEELEDKGYDWVREEVYGTA; from the coding sequence ATGGCACGCCTCGAACTACGCAACCTGCACGCGGAAGTGGCGGACGGAGACGAGAAGATCCTCGAGGGCGTCGACCTCGAGGTAGAGTCGGGCGAGATCCACGCCCTGATGGGTCCCAACGGCTCCGGGAAGTCGACCTGTGCGAAGGTAATCGCCGGCCACCCGGCCTACGACGTCACCGAGGGAGAGGTCCTCCTTCACCTCGAGGACGACGAGTTCGGCGACGACGTCGAGATCGACGAGGACCAGCGCACCTGGAACCTGCTGGAGCTCGAGCCCAACGAGCGCGCCGCGCTCGGGGTCTTCCTGGGCTTCCAGTACCCCGCCGAGATCGAGGGCGTCACGATGACGAACTTCCTGCGGACGGCGCTGAACGCCAAGATCGAGGAGCGCGAGGAGCTCTTCGAAGACGAGGACGACGTCGAAGAGGAGGAGGAAGACGAAGGCTTCGAGACGTCGCCGATGGAGGGAGACGTCGACGAGGGCGAGGTCGGCGTCGCCGAGTTCCAGGAGATCCTCCAGGAGAAGATGGAGCAGCTGGACATGGACGAGCGGTTCGCCCAGCGCTATCTCAACGCCGGCTTCTCCGGTGGAGAGAAGAAACAGAACGAGGTCCTCCAGGCCGCCATCCTCGAGCCGTCGGTCGCCGTCCTCGACGAGATCGACTCGGGGCTCGACATCGACCGCCTGCAGGACGTCTCGAACGGGATCAACGCGCTGCGTGACGAGCAGGGCACCGGGATCCTCCAGATCACCCACTACCAGCGCATCCTCGACTACGTCGAGCCCGATCACGTCCACGTGATGCTCGACGGCCAGATCGCCAAAAGCGGCGACGCCTCGCTCGCCGAGGAGCTCGAGGATAAGGGGTACGACTGGGTCCGCGAAGAGGTCTACGGCACGGCGTAA
- the sufB gene encoding Fe-S cluster assembly protein SufB: MSSEQDHLKETDTEARFEFKKEQNAAVKSDKGLTEEVIRMISEDKDEPDWMLERRLRALKQYQNMPMPTDWPGQPDLTELDIEEIVPYIRPDVDKREGVDDWTELPDEIKDTFDKLGIPEAEKNALSGVGAQYESEVVYQNMQEQWEEKGVIFMNMDKAVQEHPELVKEHFMTTCVPPSDNKFAALHGAVWSGGSFVYVPEDVTVEMPVQAYFRMNSEGMGQFEHTLIIAEEGSEVHYIEGCSAPKYGTHNLHSGGVEVFVGEDAHVQYSTVQNWSKNTFNLNTKRAICEENGTMEWVSGSMGSKATMLYPCTILKGRGATDTHITIAFAGEGQDIDTGAKVYHNAPETSSTIESKSISKDGGRTNYRGLVHIADGAENSSTAVECDALMFDNESTSDTMPYMEIEESKVDVAHEATVGKIGDEDIFYLQSRGLDDDDAKKMIVAGFIEPITEELPIEYAVELNRLIELEMEGSLG, translated from the coding sequence ATGAGTTCCGAACAAGACCACCTCAAAGAAACCGACACCGAGGCGCGCTTCGAGTTCAAGAAGGAGCAAAACGCCGCCGTCAAGTCCGACAAGGGCCTGACCGAAGAGGTCATCCGCATGATCTCCGAGGACAAGGACGAGCCCGACTGGATGCTCGAGCGGCGTCTCCGCGCGCTCAAGCAGTACCAGAACATGCCGATGCCGACGGACTGGCCCGGTCAGCCGGACCTGACCGAGCTGGACATCGAGGAGATCGTCCCCTACATCCGCCCGGACGTCGACAAGCGCGAGGGCGTCGACGACTGGACCGAGCTCCCCGACGAGATCAAGGACACCTTCGACAAGCTGGGCATTCCGGAAGCCGAGAAGAACGCCCTCTCGGGCGTCGGCGCCCAGTACGAATCGGAGGTCGTCTACCAGAACATGCAAGAGCAGTGGGAGGAGAAAGGCGTCATCTTCATGAACATGGACAAGGCGGTTCAGGAGCATCCTGAACTCGTCAAGGAGCACTTCATGACGACCTGTGTCCCCCCGAGCGACAACAAGTTCGCCGCACTCCACGGCGCCGTCTGGTCGGGCGGCTCGTTCGTCTACGTCCCCGAGGACGTCACCGTCGAGATGCCCGTCCAGGCGTACTTCCGGATGAACTCCGAGGGGATGGGCCAGTTCGAGCACACGCTCATCATCGCCGAGGAGGGGTCGGAGGTCCACTACATCGAGGGCTGTTCCGCGCCGAAGTACGGCACCCACAACCTCCACAGCGGGGGCGTCGAGGTGTTCGTCGGCGAGGACGCCCACGTCCAGTACTCGACGGTCCAGAACTGGTCGAAGAACACGTTCAACCTCAACACCAAGCGCGCGATCTGTGAGGAGAACGGCACGATGGAGTGGGTCTCGGGCTCGATGGGCTCGAAGGCCACCATGCTCTATCCGTGTACGATCCTCAAGGGTCGCGGCGCGACGGACACCCACATCACCATCGCCTTCGCGGGCGAGGGTCAGGACATCGACACCGGCGCGAAGGTCTACCACAACGCGCCCGAGACGTCCTCGACCATCGAGTCGAAGTCGATCTCGAAGGACGGCGGCCGCACCAACTACCGCGGTCTCGTCCACATCGCCGACGGCGCCGAGAACTCCTCGACCGCCGTCGAGTGTGACGCGCTGATGTTCGACAACGAGTCGACGTCCGACACCATGCCGTACATGGAGATCGAGGAGTCGAAGGTCGACGTCGCTCACGAGGCGACCGTCGGCAAGATCGGCGACGAGGACATCTTCTATCTCCAGAGCCGCGGTCTGGACGACGACGACGCCAAGAAGATGATTGTCGCCGGCTTCATCGAGCCGATCACGGAGGAACTGCCGATCGAGTACGCGGTCGAACTCAACCGCCTCATCGAACTCGAGATGGAGGGGAGCCTCGGATAA
- the sufD gene encoding Fe-S cluster assembly protein SufD, whose amino-acid sequence MSAGTQVHANLTEEQVREISDELEEPEWLLETRLEALEALDSLEMPDVIRTPGRDWTNLHELDFESLVDPLNAAENKDQVGPDEVEVLPWSEAVQEHEELIEEQFGSVVDPQENYLTALSTALFSTGTVVYVPEGVDAEDVTIRTEQNSSSLFNYTLVVTEESSSVTILERQSTGEEQDEQYYSGIVEVVAGENSNVQYGSLQNLSEEAYNFATKRGDADTYATIDWIEVNFGTQLTKSGVSTELNGDGSETQIVGAFYGHNDQHFDLDAKVWHKAEHTTADLVTRGVTDDIARSVYEGVQDVGREAWDTSSYQRENTLMLSDESEADASPKLIINNHDTEASHSATVGQIDEEELFYMISRGVNPRAARNMLVEGFFVPVLEEIAVDELREDLEGLVATRLRQRD is encoded by the coding sequence ATGAGCGCAGGAACGCAGGTACACGCCAATCTGACGGAGGAACAGGTACGCGAGATTTCCGACGAGCTGGAGGAGCCCGAGTGGCTGCTCGAGACCCGTCTCGAGGCCCTTGAGGCCCTCGACTCCCTCGAGATGCCCGACGTCATCCGAACGCCGGGTCGGGACTGGACGAACCTCCACGAGCTCGACTTCGAGTCGCTTGTCGATCCGCTGAACGCGGCGGAGAACAAAGACCAGGTCGGGCCCGACGAGGTCGAGGTCCTCCCCTGGAGCGAGGCCGTCCAGGAACACGAGGAGCTCATCGAGGAGCAGTTCGGCTCCGTCGTCGACCCCCAGGAGAACTACCTGACGGCGCTGTCGACGGCGCTGTTTAGCACCGGAACGGTCGTCTACGTCCCAGAGGGCGTCGACGCCGAGGACGTCACGATCCGGACCGAGCAGAACTCCAGTTCGCTGTTCAACTACACACTCGTCGTCACCGAGGAGTCGTCCTCGGTCACGATCCTGGAGCGCCAGTCGACCGGCGAGGAGCAGGACGAACAGTACTACAGCGGGATCGTCGAGGTCGTCGCCGGCGAGAACAGCAACGTCCAGTACGGCAGCCTCCAGAACCTCTCGGAAGAGGCGTACAACTTCGCCACCAAACGCGGCGACGCCGACACCTACGCGACGATCGACTGGATCGAGGTCAACTTCGGGACGCAGCTGACCAAGTCCGGCGTCTCGACGGAGCTCAACGGCGACGGCTCCGAGACCCAGATCGTCGGCGCCTTCTACGGCCACAACGATCAGCACTTCGACCTCGACGCGAAGGTCTGGCACAAGGCCGAGCACACGACCGCCGATCTGGTCACCCGCGGTGTCACCGACGATATCGCCCGCTCGGTCTACGAGGGCGTCCAGGACGTCGGCCGCGAGGCCTGGGACACAAGCTCCTACCAGCGCGAGAACACGCTGATGCTTAGCGACGAGAGCGAGGCCGACGCCTCGCCGAAGCTGATCATCAACAACCACGACACCGAGGCCAGCCACTCGGCGACGGTCGGCCAGATCGACGAGGAGGAGCTGTTCTACATGATCTCCCGTGGCGTCAACCCGCGGGCCGCACGCAACATGCTCGTCGAAGGGTTCTTCGTCCCCGTCCTCGAGGAGATCGCGGTCGACGAGCTCCGCGAGGATCTCGAGGGACTGGTCGCCACCCGACTCCGACAGCGCGACTAG
- a CDS encoding ATP-dependent Zn protease, which translates to MSLGQRVSSDHQLARLLQIGVVLEEVVESRAAHHLESLPADEREAIDEEVRALLAEAAEESAEHRERLEALVDDLEAETVAYEEINALVDARYGPPEDTDGVLYDQLCNEETAYKFYDDLIEAVEASDAEFAIDRDRLLETLYGIREEEREGVEEVTEIMERRA; encoded by the coding sequence ATGAGTTTGGGACAGCGCGTCTCGAGCGACCACCAGCTCGCTCGGCTCCTCCAGATCGGCGTCGTTCTGGAGGAGGTAGTCGAGTCGCGCGCCGCCCACCACCTCGAGTCGCTGCCCGCCGACGAGCGCGAGGCGATCGACGAGGAGGTACGGGCGCTGCTCGCCGAGGCCGCCGAGGAGTCGGCCGAACACCGCGAGCGGCTCGAGGCGCTGGTCGACGATCTCGAGGCCGAAACCGTCGCCTACGAGGAGATCAACGCACTGGTCGACGCGCGATACGGGCCACCGGAGGACACCGATGGCGTGCTCTACGATCAGCTCTGTAACGAGGAGACCGCCTACAAGTTCTACGACGACCTGATCGAGGCGGTCGAGGCCTCGGACGCCGAGTTCGCCATCGACCGCGATCGGCTCCTCGAGACGCTGTACGGTATCCGCGAGGAGGAGCGGGAGGGGGTCGAAGAGGTAACCGAGATCATGGAGCGCAGAGCATGA
- a CDS encoding metal-dependent transcriptional regulator encodes MNTADQYLKAIYLAQRIDDGPASTGTLADLLEVSPASVNEMIGKLESRELVEHEKYKGASLTDEGLERAHDALQTYCIIERFLANVLEVEEFREEAHALEAVIDDTVADRLDTIIDRPEECPDCFDPEEDCCKYLEVGQSRAD; translated from the coding sequence ATGAACACTGCAGACCAGTATCTCAAGGCGATCTACCTCGCACAGCGCATCGACGACGGGCCGGCCTCGACCGGGACTCTCGCCGATCTGCTCGAGGTCAGCCCCGCGAGCGTCAACGAGATGATCGGCAAACTCGAGAGCAGGGAGCTCGTCGAGCACGAGAAGTACAAGGGGGCCAGCCTCACCGACGAGGGGCTCGAACGCGCCCACGACGCCCTGCAGACCTACTGTATCATCGAGCGGTTCCTCGCGAACGTCCTGGAGGTCGAGGAGTTTCGAGAGGAGGCCCACGCCCTCGAGGCAGTGATCGACGACACCGTCGCCGACCGGCTCGACACGATCATCGACCGTCCCGAGGAGTGTCCCGACTGTTTCGACCCCGAGGAAGACTGCTGTAAGTACCTCGAAGTCGGTCAGAGCCGCGCAGATTAG
- a CDS encoding phospholipase D-like domain-containing protein, whose product MVRRRVALALAATLVLVAGLGLPLATAFGAGAAPEPGVADSHGEHTQPSDGVDADLACPIPNGSVGDRDPDVGSRPRIVELYPNPTTYGNVGEYLVLETSTATDLGNLSLTDGHTTAALPNETVSGRVALTTAPEETRELTDDPVLELEGTVRLAADGDELELRDGNGVVDAVAYDRASTAERWYRTPDDEHGTADAPVRGEWWPRGATCRPVATADVDDATPFVLPDSPDLPRETIRGADERLLLAGYTITDEAIAADLVAAAERGVEVNVVLESGPVGGVPSTTEDVLAELDRGGVDVRVLGGEGARYRFHHPKYAVADDDVLVTTENWKPAGIGGESSRGWGVHVEDADLAAELAAVFRTDFDGRDTVSGSSFRENASFVEDDGAPPQEFPTSHEPETVPIEAVELLLAPENAEPRLRDLIDGADDELLIKQASIADDVGLLEATVEAARRGVDVRILVDSSWYVEDDHEALARELERTADEEELSLDVELVDDTDAFEKIHAKGIVVDREIAVVGSANWTENSLRNNREVLLAIHGSEAASYYAAVFEDDWDGETWSLPIELSAAVLVALVCAAVVGHRYVEFGSE is encoded by the coding sequence ATGGTCCGTCGACGAGTCGCGCTCGCACTTGCCGCGACGCTGGTGCTCGTTGCCGGCCTCGGGCTTCCGCTCGCGACGGCGTTCGGCGCCGGCGCGGCCCCCGAGCCGGGCGTCGCTGATTCTCACGGAGAACACACGCAGCCGTCCGACGGGGTCGACGCCGACCTCGCCTGCCCGATTCCGAACGGCTCGGTTGGGGACCGTGACCCCGACGTCGGATCCCGACCCCGGATCGTCGAACTGTACCCGAACCCGACCACCTACGGGAACGTCGGCGAGTACCTCGTCCTCGAGACGTCCACGGCCACGGACCTCGGGAACCTCTCGCTCACCGACGGCCACACCACCGCCGCCCTCCCGAACGAGACGGTCTCCGGTCGGGTCGCCCTCACGACCGCCCCCGAGGAAACCCGCGAGCTAACCGACGATCCCGTCCTCGAACTCGAGGGAACGGTTCGGCTCGCCGCCGACGGCGACGAACTCGAGCTCCGGGACGGCAACGGGGTGGTCGACGCCGTGGCGTACGATCGCGCCTCGACGGCCGAACGCTGGTACCGCACCCCGGACGACGAGCACGGCACCGCCGACGCCCCCGTCCGAGGCGAGTGGTGGCCCCGCGGCGCGACCTGTCGTCCGGTCGCAACCGCCGACGTCGACGACGCCACTCCGTTCGTCCTCCCCGACAGCCCCGATCTGCCGCGAGAAACGATCCGCGGGGCCGACGAGCGGCTCCTGCTTGCGGGGTACACGATTACCGACGAGGCGATCGCCGCCGACCTCGTCGCGGCCGCCGAACGGGGCGTCGAGGTAAACGTCGTGTTGGAGTCGGGCCCCGTCGGCGGCGTCCCGTCGACGACCGAGGACGTCCTCGCCGAGCTCGACCGCGGCGGCGTCGACGTCAGGGTCCTCGGCGGCGAGGGCGCGCGGTACCGGTTCCACCACCCGAAGTACGCGGTCGCGGACGACGACGTCCTCGTCACGACCGAGAACTGGAAACCCGCCGGGATCGGCGGCGAGTCGAGCCGCGGCTGGGGCGTCCACGTCGAGGACGCCGATCTCGCCGCCGAGCTGGCCGCCGTCTTCCGTACCGATTTCGACGGCCGGGATACGGTATCGGGGTCGAGCTTCCGGGAGAACGCCTCGTTCGTCGAGGACGACGGGGCGCCGCCACAGGAGTTTCCGACGAGCCACGAGCCGGAGACGGTCCCGATCGAGGCGGTCGAGTTACTGCTCGCACCGGAGAACGCCGAGCCGCGGCTCCGGGATCTGATCGACGGGGCCGACGACGAGCTCCTGATCAAGCAGGCCAGCATCGCCGACGACGTCGGTCTGCTCGAGGCGACCGTCGAGGCAGCGCGCCGGGGCGTCGACGTGCGGATCCTGGTCGATTCGAGCTGGTACGTCGAGGACGACCACGAGGCGCTGGCTCGGGAGCTCGAGCGCACGGCCGACGAGGAGGAGCTGTCGCTCGACGTCGAACTCGTCGACGACACCGACGCCTTCGAGAAGATCCACGCGAAGGGGATCGTCGTCGACCGCGAGATCGCCGTCGTCGGCAGCGCCAACTGGACCGAGAACTCGCTGCGGAACAATCGCGAGGTGTTGCTCGCCATCCACGGCTCGGAGGCGGCGAGCTACTACGCCGCTGTCTTCGAGGACGACTGGGACGGCGAGACGTGGTCGCTACCGATCGAGCTCTCGGCGGCCGTCCTCGTCGCGCTCGTCTGTGCGGCGGTCGTCGGCCACCGGTACGTGGAGTTCGGCTCAGAGTGA